In one Flavobacteriales bacterium genomic region, the following are encoded:
- the yaaA gene encoding peroxide stress protein YaaA, giving the protein MLVLLSPAKDLAAATPQGLEGLTTPALLERAEPLAAKLRSLSARKLADLMELSPKLAELNRARYQAWATPFTAANARPAVFAFNGEAYRGFDARSLDAADLRFAQRHLRILSGLYGVLRPLDLIQDYRLMMGTPLSVGRSKDLYAYWGDRISDQLRSDLAAAGTSVVVNLASSEYFKAARAERLGARIITPVFKDRTPQGYRMVMVFAKHQRGAMARHIVRHRLLDPEALKRYDGDGYRFAPEESTGDMWVFLRDRKPA; this is encoded by the coding sequence ATGCTTGTGCTCCTTTCCCCTGCCAAGGACCTCGCCGCTGCCACTCCCCAAGGACTGGAGGGCCTCACCACGCCCGCGCTGCTGGAGCGGGCAGAGCCGCTTGCCGCCAAGCTGCGCAGCCTCAGCGCCCGCAAGCTCGCCGACCTCATGGAGCTGAGCCCCAAGCTGGCGGAGCTGAACCGGGCGCGCTATCAGGCCTGGGCCACGCCCTTTACCGCGGCCAATGCGCGGCCGGCCGTTTTTGCCTTCAACGGCGAGGCCTATCGCGGCTTCGATGCACGCAGCCTCGATGCAGCCGATCTGCGATTCGCCCAGCGCCACCTGCGCATCCTCAGCGGGCTCTATGGCGTGCTGAGGCCGCTGGACCTCATCCAGGATTACCGCCTGATGATGGGCACGCCCCTGAGCGTGGGCCGATCCAAGGACCTGTATGCGTATTGGGGCGACCGCATATCCGATCAGCTCCGCTCCGACCTCGCTGCCGCAGGGACGTCCGTGGTCGTCAACCTGGCCAGCTCGGAGTACTTCAAGGCGGCGCGTGCCGAGCGGCTCGGGGCGCGCATCATCACCCCGGTCTTCAAGGACCGCACGCCGCAGGGCTACCGCATGGTGATGGTCTTCGCCAAGCATCAGCGCGGCGCCATGGCGCGGCACATCGTGCGCCATAGGTTGCTGGACCCTGAGGCCCTCAAGCGCTACGATGGCGATGGTTACCGCTTCGCGCCTGAGGAGAGTACGGGCGATATGTGGGTCTTCCTGCGTGACCGCAAGCCGGCTTAG
- the nqrC gene encoding NADH:ubiquinone reductase (Na(+)-transporting) subunit C, whose protein sequence is MAFDKNSNSFTFIFATVLVVVVGTLLAVTFLALKPAYDENVRREKMQNILASMNVKVERDAAPAKYQELVKETLLVDAEGKPVEGDAFSLDVLKQYKDWKAGVLKAEDLKYPVYKATAEGNELFVLPVVGTGLWGPIWGYLSVESDGRTVFGSTFDHKGETPGLGAEIATPVFTGQFPGKTFTEEDGSYAGIKVYKGGTGTTDPHGVDGISGGTITSDGVSEMLLRTLATYDKYLKSVVAPPPPPVAEPIVADSLAADTTLTTSVNP, encoded by the coding sequence ATGGCCTTCGACAAGAACAGCAACTCGTTCACCTTCATCTTCGCCACCGTGCTGGTGGTGGTGGTGGGCACCCTGCTGGCGGTGACCTTCCTGGCGCTGAAGCCCGCCTACGATGAGAACGTGCGGCGCGAGAAGATGCAGAACATCCTCGCCAGCATGAACGTGAAGGTGGAGCGCGATGCCGCGCCCGCCAAGTACCAGGAGCTGGTGAAGGAGACCCTGCTCGTGGATGCGGAGGGGAAGCCCGTGGAAGGCGATGCCTTCAGCCTCGACGTGCTGAAGCAGTACAAGGACTGGAAGGCCGGCGTGCTGAAGGCCGAGGACCTGAAGTACCCGGTGTACAAGGCTACCGCTGAAGGCAATGAGCTCTTCGTGCTGCCGGTGGTGGGCACGGGCCTCTGGGGGCCCATCTGGGGCTACCTGAGCGTGGAGAGCGATGGCCGCACCGTGTTCGGCAGCACCTTCGACCACAAGGGCGAGACCCCCGGCCTGGGCGCGGAAATCGCCACCCCGGTCTTCACCGGCCAGTTCCCCGGTAAGACCTTCACCGAGGAGGACGGGAGCTACGCCGGCATCAAGGTGTACAAGGGCGGCACCGGCACCACCGACCCGCATGGCGTGGACGGGATCAGCGGCGGCACCATCACCAGCGATGGCGTGAGCGAGATGCTGCTGCGCACGCTGGCCACCTATGACAAGTACCTGAAATCCGTGGTGGCGCCGCCGCCGCCACCGGTGGCCGAGCCCATCGTGGCCGACAGCCTCGCCGCCGATACCACCCTCACAACCTCCGTCAACCCATGA
- a CDS encoding membrane or secreted protein: MSTLLTTALLGIGLLGLAFAGIAIKIWAKKDGQFAGTCASNNPLVQAEGGGCGFCGARPEEKCRREEVGG; the protein is encoded by the coding sequence ATGAGCACGCTCCTCACCACCGCCCTGCTGGGCATCGGCCTGCTGGGACTGGCCTTCGCCGGCATCGCGATCAAGATCTGGGCGAAGAAGGACGGCCAGTTCGCCGGCACCTGCGCCAGCAACAACCCCTTGGTGCAGGCAGAAGGCGGGGGCTGCGGCTTCTGCGGTGCGCGGCCCGAGGAGAAGTGCCGGAGGGAGGAAGTCGGTGGTTGA
- a CDS encoding FAD:protein FMN transferase has product MALGLALAACGTRAPEWSTLEGKAQGTTFRITYLDSVGRDLTMPVDSLFRVIDRSLSLWDSTSTVTRFNAAPDSFATDDRHFQVVLALARQQWNATAGAFDPTVLPLVRAWGLGKEGRAALDTTAVDSLLRCVGMPRIYIPDSWERANAMAPLTFRKSGPCVQFDPNGIAQGYTVDMMALLLRQRGIEHYLVEVGGEVRASGSNARNEDWTIQIDKPVEGDAHVRQAVVPLRERSLATSGNYRKFIEVNGKRYGHTIDPRTGRPAMSDLLSASVIADDCATADALGTALMVMGTDGAKQWLSTHPEVQGYLISDDGKGGYALWMTEGWPE; this is encoded by the coding sequence ATGGCGCTCGGCCTGGCATTGGCCGCGTGCGGCACGCGGGCGCCGGAGTGGTCCACGCTGGAGGGCAAGGCGCAGGGCACCACGTTCCGCATCACCTACCTCGATTCGGTGGGCCGCGACCTCACGATGCCGGTGGACAGCCTGTTCCGCGTCATCGACCGCAGCCTGAGCCTCTGGGACAGCACCTCTACGGTCACCCGCTTCAATGCCGCCCCGGATTCCTTCGCCACGGACGACCGCCACTTCCAGGTGGTCCTGGCCCTCGCCCGTCAGCAGTGGAACGCCACAGCGGGCGCCTTCGACCCCACGGTGCTGCCGCTGGTGCGGGCCTGGGGCCTGGGCAAGGAGGGGCGCGCGGCGCTCGATACCACCGCCGTGGACAGCCTGCTGCGCTGCGTGGGCATGCCCCGCATCTACATCCCCGACAGCTGGGAACGGGCGAACGCGATGGCGCCGCTCACCTTCCGCAAGAGCGGCCCCTGCGTGCAGTTCGACCCCAATGGCATCGCCCAGGGCTACACAGTGGACATGATGGCGCTCCTGCTCCGGCAGCGCGGCATCGAGCACTACCTGGTGGAGGTGGGCGGCGAGGTGCGGGCTTCGGGATCGAATGCGCGCAACGAGGACTGGACCATCCAGATCGACAAGCCCGTGGAGGGCGATGCGCACGTGCGGCAAGCCGTGGTGCCGCTGAGGGAGCGCAGCCTGGCCACCAGCGGCAACTACCGCAAGTTCATCGAGGTGAACGGCAAGCGCTACGGCCACACCATCGACCCGCGCACGGGCCGGCCCGCCATGAGCGACCTCCTGAGCGCCTCCGTAATCGCTGACGATTGCGCCACCGCCGATGCCTTGGGCACCGCGCTGATGGTGATGGGTACCGATGGCGCCAAGCAATGGCTGAGCACCCACCCCGAGGTGCAAGGCTACCTCATCAGCGATGATGGCAAGGGCGGGTACGCGTTGTGGATGACGGAGGGCTGGCCTGAGTGA
- the nqrE gene encoding NADH:ubiquinone reductase (Na(+)-transporting) subunit E, with translation MNLVNIFVKAIFIDNMIFAYFLGMCSYLAVSKTVKTAVGLGAAVIFVLGVTVPVNYLLENYVLKQGALSWLGAGFADIDLSFLAFIMFIAVVAAIVQLVEMIVEKFAPALYGALGIFLPLIAVNCSILGGALFMQERQYSTIAEATSFALGSGVGWFLAIVAIAAIREKLRYSDIPAPLRGLGITFILTGLMGIAFMAFMGIKI, from the coding sequence ATGAACCTCGTCAACATCTTCGTCAAGGCGATCTTCATCGACAACATGATCTTCGCCTACTTCCTGGGCATGTGCTCGTACCTCGCCGTGAGCAAGACGGTGAAGACGGCCGTGGGCCTGGGAGCCGCGGTGATCTTCGTGCTGGGCGTCACCGTGCCGGTGAACTACCTGCTGGAGAACTATGTGCTGAAGCAGGGCGCGCTGAGCTGGCTGGGCGCTGGCTTCGCCGACATCGACCTGAGCTTCCTCGCCTTCATCATGTTCATCGCCGTGGTGGCCGCCATCGTGCAGCTCGTGGAGATGATCGTGGAGAAGTTCGCGCCGGCGCTCTATGGCGCGCTCGGCATCTTCCTGCCGCTCATCGCGGTGAACTGCTCCATCCTGGGTGGCGCGCTCTTCATGCAGGAGCGCCAGTACAGCACCATCGCCGAGGCCACCAGCTTCGCGCTGGGCAGCGGGGTGGGCTGGTTCCTCGCCATCGTGGCCATCGCCGCCATCCGCGAGAAGCTCCGCTACAGCGACATCCCCGCGCCCCTGCGCGGGCTGGGCATCACCTTCATCCTCACCGGCCTCATGGGCATCGCCTTCATGGCCTTCATGGGCATCAAGATCTGA
- a CDS encoding NADH:ubiquinone reductase (Na(+)-transporting) subunit B, whose product MKALRNLVDGMKPAFSKGGKLEKLHWVFDGLETFLFTPGHATEKGAHIRDGIDLKRTMSIVITAMLPCLLFGMWNVGHQHFLALGEFTQAGEGFWDKFLFGAIKVLPIVVVSYGVGLGIEFLFTSIKGHPIQEGYLVSGMLIPLVMPVDTPLWMVAVGAAFAVVIGKEVFGGTGMNILNVALTARAFLFFAYPTMMSGDKVWVNTALEPGQAVVDGFSGATSLGHAASGNMAGVVPMLDSFWGFEAGSIGETSAFACLIGAAILLLTGIGSWRIMLSVFLGGAAMSSLFNLVGPSLGNAYMQIPVLHQLMLGSFMFGLVFMATDPVTAAQTNTGKWIYGFLIGAMAILIRVVNPAYPEGMMLAILFMNVMAPLIDHYVVQANVKRRLKRAAALQTA is encoded by the coding sequence GTGAAAGCACTGCGCAACCTGGTCGATGGCATGAAGCCCGCCTTCAGCAAGGGGGGCAAGCTCGAGAAGCTGCATTGGGTCTTCGACGGCCTGGAGACCTTCCTCTTCACCCCCGGCCACGCCACGGAGAAGGGGGCCCACATCCGCGATGGCATCGACCTGAAGCGGACCATGAGCATCGTGATCACCGCCATGCTCCCGTGCCTGCTCTTCGGCATGTGGAACGTGGGGCACCAGCACTTCCTGGCCTTGGGCGAGTTCACCCAGGCGGGCGAGGGCTTCTGGGACAAGTTCCTCTTCGGCGCCATCAAGGTGCTGCCCATCGTGGTGGTGAGCTACGGCGTGGGCCTGGGCATCGAGTTCCTCTTCACCAGCATCAAGGGGCACCCCATCCAGGAAGGCTACCTGGTGAGCGGCATGCTCATCCCCCTGGTGATGCCGGTGGACACCCCGCTCTGGATGGTGGCCGTGGGCGCCGCCTTTGCGGTAGTGATCGGCAAGGAGGTCTTCGGCGGCACGGGCATGAACATCCTCAACGTGGCGCTCACCGCGCGCGCCTTCCTCTTCTTCGCTTATCCCACCATGATGAGCGGCGATAAGGTGTGGGTGAACACCGCGCTGGAGCCCGGCCAGGCCGTTGTGGATGGCTTCAGCGGCGCTACCTCGCTGGGGCATGCGGCGTCGGGCAACATGGCGGGCGTGGTGCCCATGCTGGACAGTTTCTGGGGCTTCGAAGCCGGCAGCATCGGTGAGACCAGCGCCTTCGCCTGCCTCATCGGCGCGGCCATCCTGCTGCTCACGGGCATCGGCAGCTGGCGCATCATGCTCAGCGTGTTCCTGGGCGGTGCGGCCATGAGCAGCCTCTTCAACCTGGTGGGCCCCTCGCTGGGCAACGCCTACATGCAGATTCCCGTGCTGCACCAGCTCATGCTCGGCAGCTTCATGTTCGGCCTGGTGTTCATGGCCACCGACCCGGTGACCGCCGCACAGACCAACACCGGCAAGTGGATCTATGGCTTCCTCATCGGCGCCATGGCCATCCTCATCCGGGTGGTGAACCCGGCCTACCCCGAGGGCATGATGCTGGCGATCCTGTTCATGAATGTGATGGCACCGCTCATCGATCACTACGTGGTGCAGGCCAATGTGAAGCGCCGCCTGAAGCGCGCTGCCGCCCTGCAAACCGCCTAA
- a CDS encoding alpha/beta hydrolase has product MNWLWGALAVSAAAYAGLALFYYLFQERFIFLRFRTSQGYRYRFPTPHTEHRIERPDGARLHALWFKADRPVGTVLYFHGHSGSLKRWGKFASRFTALGHDVLMPDPRGYGKSSGRLSERALIDDAAAWFDWLAERVPPAGIVLYGRSLGSALAVPLAAQRQARMLLLETPFNNLLDVAWAKLPLLPYRWLLRYPFRNDRAIRGVRCPVRIFHGKRDQVVPLACALDLYASIPASVDREAIIFPKGRHNDLYRFIRFREALRRLLEPSA; this is encoded by the coding sequence ATGAACTGGCTCTGGGGCGCACTGGCTGTGTCTGCTGCGGCTTACGCGGGGCTGGCGCTGTTCTACTACCTCTTCCAGGAGCGCTTCATCTTCCTGCGGTTCCGGACGAGCCAGGGCTATCGGTACCGCTTCCCCACGCCGCACACGGAGCATCGGATCGAGCGGCCCGACGGGGCGCGGTTGCACGCGCTATGGTTCAAAGCGGATCGGCCCGTGGGCACGGTGCTCTATTTCCATGGCCACTCGGGCAGCTTGAAGCGATGGGGGAAGTTCGCCTCCCGCTTCACGGCGCTCGGGCACGATGTGCTGATGCCTGACCCGCGCGGGTACGGCAAGAGCAGCGGCAGGCTCTCCGAGCGGGCCCTGATCGATGATGCTGCGGCCTGGTTCGACTGGCTGGCCGAGCGCGTCCCGCCGGCCGGCATCGTGCTCTACGGGCGCTCTCTGGGCAGCGCGCTGGCCGTGCCCCTGGCCGCTCAGCGGCAGGCACGCATGCTGCTGCTGGAGACGCCGTTCAACAACCTGCTGGATGTGGCTTGGGCGAAACTGCCGCTGCTTCCTTATCGGTGGCTCCTGCGGTATCCCTTCCGTAACGACCGTGCCATCCGGGGCGTCCGCTGTCCGGTGCGCATCTTCCACGGAAAGCGCGACCAGGTGGTGCCGCTGGCCTGTGCCCTTGACCTCTATGCTTCCATTCCCGCGAGCGTGGACCGCGAGGCGATCATCTTTCCGAAAGGTCGCCACAACGACCTGTACCGCTTCATCCGGTTCAGGGAGGCCCTGCGCAGGCTCCTCGAGCCTTCGGCGTGA
- a CDS encoding FKBP-type peptidyl-prolyl cis-trans isomerase — protein MTIRLAFALVGTAFITACSQGQKDRVTLQTEIDSVSYAIGADIGANFKRSKLDNVNIPALAMGLRDGIDSAAMMSDDEVQKVVQRYMMKLQEERMAEERAQGEENRVAGEKFLAENGQRKEVVTTPSGLQYEVITMGKGPKPTAESTVKVHYTGTLTDGTKFDSSVDRGEPAQFPVGGVIRGWVEGLQMMPVGSKWKLYIPSELGYGSQGAPGGKIPANSVLIFEVELLEIVS, from the coding sequence ATGACCATCCGCCTCGCCTTCGCCCTTGTGGGCACCGCCTTCATCACCGCCTGCTCCCAGGGCCAGAAGGACCGTGTCACCCTTCAGACCGAGATCGACTCCGTGAGCTACGCCATCGGCGCCGACATCGGGGCCAATTTCAAGCGCAGCAAGCTGGACAACGTGAACATCCCCGCATTGGCCATGGGCCTGCGCGACGGCATCGACAGCGCCGCCATGATGAGCGACGACGAGGTGCAGAAGGTGGTGCAGCGCTACATGATGAAGCTCCAGGAGGAGCGCATGGCAGAGGAGCGCGCCCAAGGCGAGGAGAACCGCGTCGCCGGCGAGAAGTTCCTGGCCGAGAACGGCCAGCGGAAGGAGGTGGTGACCACCCCCAGCGGGCTTCAGTACGAGGTCATCACCATGGGCAAGGGGCCCAAGCCCACGGCCGAGAGCACCGTGAAGGTGCACTACACCGGCACGCTCACCGACGGCACCAAGTTCGACAGCTCGGTCGATCGCGGCGAGCCGGCGCAGTTCCCCGTCGGCGGCGTCATCCGCGGCTGGGTGGAAGGCCTTCAGATGATGCCCGTGGGCAGCAAATGGAAGCTCTACATCCCCAGCGAGCTGGGCTACGGCTCGCAAGGCGCCCCCGGGGGCAAGATCCCCGCCAACAGCG
- a CDS encoding NADH:ubiquinone reductase (Na(+)-transporting) subunit D gives MSTATAAPAKASEGLFSKKNRKLITDPLNDNNPITVQVLGICSALAITVKVQNAVVMSLSVLAVVVVGNMVISALRNMIPGRIRIIAQLVIAAGLVTLVDIVLKAYVYDVSKQVGVYVGLIITNCILMGRYEAFAMGNKVWPSALDGLGNSLGYAWILVVVAFFRELFGNGSIMGLRIIPEAWYATAGGGYFNNNMMILPPMALVIVGIIIWIQRSRNTKLIEQA, from the coding sequence ATGAGCACCGCCACCGCAGCACCCGCCAAGGCGAGCGAAGGGCTCTTCAGCAAGAAGAACCGGAAGCTCATCACCGACCCCCTCAACGACAACAACCCCATTACCGTGCAGGTGCTCGGCATCTGCTCGGCGCTGGCCATCACCGTGAAGGTGCAGAACGCCGTGGTGATGAGCCTTAGCGTGCTGGCCGTGGTGGTGGTGGGCAACATGGTGATCAGCGCCCTGCGCAACATGATCCCGGGCCGCATCCGCATCATCGCCCAGCTGGTGATCGCCGCCGGCCTGGTGACGCTGGTGGACATCGTGCTGAAGGCCTATGTGTACGACGTGAGCAAGCAGGTGGGCGTTTACGTGGGCCTCATCATCACCAACTGCATCCTCATGGGCCGCTACGAGGCCTTCGCCATGGGCAACAAGGTGTGGCCCAGCGCGCTCGACGGCCTCGGCAATTCACTGGGCTATGCGTGGATCCTGGTGGTGGTGGCCTTCTTCCGCGAGCTCTTCGGCAACGGCAGCATCATGGGGCTCCGCATCATCCCCGAGGCGTGGTACGCCACGGCCGGCGGGGGCTACTTCAACAACAACATGATGATCCTGCCCCCGATGGCGCTGGTCATCGTGGGCATCATCATCTGGATCCAGCGCTCCCGCAACACGAAGCTCATCGAGCAGGCCTAA
- a CDS encoding Na(+)-translocating NADH-quinone reductase subunit A: MPNIVRIRKGLDIRLRGEAEKVLVQAEPAKVIAIKPTDFHGLVPKVLVKPGDAVQAGSALFADKYNDRVLWTSPVSGEVAEVIRGEKRKVLEVRVLADAQTRYEDFGSGDPASMNRETIVQKLLKSGAWPVIKQRPFDVVANPAHEPKAIFISGFDTNPLAPDQDLVVRNHGADFQTGLDALAKLTKGKVHLSVSDKTAAREFLDAKGVVRHTFSGPHPAGNVGVQIHHISPINKGEVAWTVSVQDVILIGRLFRQGRYDASRTVAVTGSEARNPRYVRTVIGAPMKDIVGAVEGKVRVISGNCLTGDNVGPDGFLGFYHTQVTQLPEGDQPKFFITDGWAAPGFDKFSANRSFPTWLMPGKKFAPDTNQNGEERAFVMSGQYEKVFPFDIYPVHLLKAILVNDIEQMEKLGLYEVAPEDFALCEFVCTSKINSQSIVRDGLDALKKETT, from the coding sequence ATGCCGAACATCGTCCGGATCCGCAAAGGACTCGACATCCGCCTGAGGGGCGAAGCCGAGAAGGTCCTTGTGCAGGCGGAACCCGCGAAGGTCATCGCGATCAAACCGACCGATTTCCATGGCTTGGTGCCCAAGGTACTGGTGAAGCCCGGCGACGCCGTGCAGGCCGGCTCCGCGCTCTTCGCCGACAAGTACAATGACCGGGTGCTGTGGACCAGCCCGGTGAGCGGCGAGGTGGCCGAGGTGATCCGTGGCGAGAAGCGCAAGGTGCTGGAGGTGCGCGTGCTGGCCGATGCACAGACGCGCTACGAGGATTTCGGCAGCGGCGACCCGGCCAGCATGAACCGCGAGACCATCGTGCAGAAGCTGCTGAAGAGCGGCGCATGGCCGGTGATCAAGCAGCGCCCCTTCGATGTGGTGGCCAATCCCGCGCACGAACCGAAGGCCATCTTCATCTCGGGCTTCGATACGAATCCGCTGGCGCCTGACCAGGACCTGGTGGTGCGCAACCACGGCGCCGACTTCCAGACGGGCCTCGATGCCCTGGCCAAGCTCACCAAGGGCAAGGTGCACCTGAGCGTGAGCGATAAGACGGCGGCGCGCGAGTTCCTCGATGCCAAGGGCGTGGTGCGCCACACCTTCAGCGGCCCGCACCCCGCCGGCAACGTGGGCGTACAGATCCACCACATCAGCCCCATCAACAAGGGCGAGGTGGCATGGACGGTGAGCGTGCAGGACGTGATCCTCATCGGCCGCCTCTTCCGGCAGGGCCGATACGATGCCTCGCGCACCGTGGCCGTAACGGGCAGTGAGGCGCGCAACCCGCGGTACGTGCGCACCGTTATCGGCGCGCCGATGAAGGACATCGTGGGCGCTGTGGAGGGCAAGGTGCGCGTGATCAGCGGCAACTGCCTCACGGGCGACAACGTGGGCCCCGACGGCTTCTTGGGCTTCTACCACACCCAGGTGACCCAGCTTCCCGAGGGCGACCAGCCCAAGTTCTTCATCACCGACGGCTGGGCGGCGCCCGGCTTCGACAAGTTCAGCGCCAACCGCAGCTTCCCCACCTGGCTGATGCCGGGCAAGAAGTTCGCCCCCGACACCAACCAGAACGGCGAGGAGCGGGCCTTCGTGATGAGCGGCCAGTACGAGAAGGTGTTCCCCTTCGACATCTACCCGGTGCATCTGCTGAAGGCCATCCTGGTGAACGACATCGAACAAATGGAGAAGCTGGGGCTTTACGAAGTGGCGCCCGAGGACTTCGCCCTTTGCGAGTTCGTGTGCACCAGCAAGATCAACAGCCAGAGCATCGTGCGCGATGGCCTCGATGCCCTGAAGAAGGAAACCACCTAA
- the nqrF gene encoding NADH:ubiquinone reductase (Na(+)-transporting) subunit F: MGPTILITLAVFLIVTLLLVGVLLYAKTKLSPSGLVKIRINGEKTIEVAAGSSLLSTLSEQKIFLPSACGGGGTCAMCKCQVLEGGGEILPTEAPYFSRKAIADKWRLGCQVKVKQDMDIKVPEEIFGIKKWECEVVSNYNVASFIKEFVVKLPPGETLHFEAGGYIQIDVPPCEVDFKDMDITAHPELQALGRDPMDFKGEWDKYKLWDLKMKNPEPIFRAYSMANHPAEGNIVMLNIRIATPPWDRAKNGWMDVNPGICSSYVFSRKPGDKVTISGPYGEFFIKETNAEMLYIGGGAGMAPMRSHLFHLFHTLKSGRKVTYWYGGRSKRELFYLEHFNSIAREFPNFKFFVVLSEPLPEDNWKVKKDINDAEGDGFTGFVHQAVIDQYLKKHEAPEDIEFYFCGPPMMNAAVLKMVDDWGVPKENVSFDDFGG, from the coding sequence ATGGGTCCCACCATCCTCATCACCCTGGCGGTCTTCCTGATCGTCACCCTGCTGCTCGTCGGCGTGCTCCTCTACGCCAAGACCAAGCTATCGCCGAGCGGGCTCGTCAAGATCCGCATCAACGGGGAGAAGACCATCGAGGTGGCCGCGGGAAGCAGCCTCCTCAGCACCCTGAGCGAGCAGAAGATCTTCCTGCCCAGCGCCTGCGGCGGCGGCGGCACCTGCGCCATGTGCAAGTGCCAGGTGCTGGAGGGCGGCGGCGAGATCCTGCCCACCGAGGCGCCCTACTTCAGCCGCAAGGCCATCGCCGACAAGTGGCGCTTGGGCTGCCAGGTGAAGGTGAAGCAGGACATGGACATCAAGGTGCCCGAGGAGATCTTCGGCATCAAGAAGTGGGAGTGCGAGGTGGTCTCGAACTACAACGTGGCCAGCTTCATCAAGGAGTTCGTGGTGAAGCTGCCGCCCGGAGAGACGCTGCACTTCGAGGCCGGCGGCTACATCCAGATCGATGTGCCCCCCTGCGAGGTGGACTTCAAGGACATGGACATCACCGCGCACCCGGAGCTGCAGGCGCTGGGCCGCGACCCCATGGACTTCAAGGGCGAGTGGGACAAGTACAAGCTCTGGGACCTGAAGATGAAGAACCCCGAGCCCATCTTCCGCGCCTACTCCATGGCCAACCACCCGGCCGAGGGCAACATCGTGATGCTGAACATCCGCATCGCCACCCCGCCCTGGGACCGTGCCAAGAACGGCTGGATGGACGTGAACCCCGGCATCTGCTCCAGCTACGTCTTCAGCCGCAAGCCCGGCGACAAGGTCACCATCAGCGGACCCTACGGCGAGTTCTTCATCAAGGAGACCAACGCCGAGATGCTCTACATCGGCGGCGGTGCCGGCATGGCTCCCATGCGCTCGCACCTCTTCCACCTCTTCCACACGCTGAAGAGCGGCCGCAAGGTGACCTACTGGTACGGCGGCCGAAGCAAGCGCGAGCTGTTCTACCTGGAGCACTTCAACAGCATCGCTCGCGAGTTCCCGAACTTCAAGTTCTTCGTGGTGCTCAGCGAGCCCCTGCCCGAGGACAACTGGAAGGTGAAGAAGGACATCAACGATGCCGAGGGCGATGGCTTCACCGGCTTCGTGCACCAGGCCGTGATCGACCAGTACCTGAAGAAGCACGAGGCCCCCGAGGACATCGAGTTCTACTTCTGCGGACCGCCCATGATGAACGCCGCCGTGCTGAAGATGGTGGACGATTGGGGCGTACCCAAGGAGAACGTGAGCTTCGACGACTTCGGCGGATGA